A genomic window from Blattabacterium cuenoti includes:
- the argC gene encoding N-acetyl-gamma-glutamyl-phosphate reductase has protein sequence MIEIGIIGGTGYTAGELIRLIIHHPKVRINSVLSRSKAGEYIHSIHTDLIGEIEDMKFTDSFISNKIDIVFLCSGHGKSIKELKYLHNKVKVIDLSQDFRNMNKSVFQGRKFIYGLPELQKDIIKQSNNIANPGCFATAILLALLPLAKGNLLKNNIHISSITGSTGSGKQISDTNQFSWRNNNISTYKIFKHQHLQEITQTIHKLQKNFSSEIYFIPYRGNFSRGIIATVYTDSNYSLEKNQDIYKIFYKNHPFVKISDINIDMKQVINTNKCILHLMKEKNKIIIISIIDNLIKGASGQAIQNMNLLFNLEETCGLKLKSIRF, from the coding sequence ATGATTGAAATCGGTATTATAGGAGGAACTGGATATACTGCTGGAGAATTAATTAGATTAATCATTCATCATCCAAAAGTACGAATTAATAGTGTACTTAGCAGAAGTAAAGCAGGAGAATATATTCATTCGATTCATACAGATTTAATAGGGGAAATAGAGGATATGAAGTTCACTGATTCATTCATAAGTAATAAAATTGATATAGTATTTCTTTGTTCCGGACATGGAAAATCTATAAAAGAATTAAAATACTTACACAATAAAGTAAAAGTAATTGATCTTAGTCAAGATTTTAGAAATATGAATAAATCTGTATTTCAAGGTAGAAAATTTATATATGGACTACCAGAATTACAAAAAGATATCATAAAACAATCAAATAATATTGCAAATCCAGGATGTTTTGCTACGGCTATTCTTTTAGCATTATTACCTTTAGCAAAAGGTAATTTATTAAAAAATAATATACATATTAGTTCTATAACTGGATCCACAGGATCTGGAAAACAAATTAGTGATACAAATCAATTTAGTTGGAGAAATAATAATATTTCTACTTATAAAATATTTAAACATCAGCATTTACAAGAAATTACACAAACTATTCATAAATTACAAAAAAATTTTTCTTCTGAAATATATTTTATCCCTTATAGAGGAAATTTTTCTAGAGGAATTATAGCAACAGTATATACGGATTCTAATTATTCTTTAGAAAAAAATCAGGATATTTATAAAATATTTTATAAAAACCACCCTTTTGTAAAAATTTCCGATATCAATATTGATATGAAACAAGTAATTAATACTAATAAGTGTATTTTACATCTTATGAAAGAAAAAAATAAAATCATTATTATCAGTATTATAGATAATCTTATAAAAGGCGCTTCCGGTCAAGCTATACAAAATATGAATCTTCTCTTCAATTTAGAAGAAACTTGTGGTTTAAAATTAAAATCTATCCGTTTCTAA